In Longimicrobium sp., one DNA window encodes the following:
- the lepB gene encoding signal peptidase I: protein MEELHSPHPFDGQPPAERRVTLADPRGSVSTGRWMWEWTKAICTAILLFLGIRTFLVEAYKIPTGSMEGTLLIGDFLLVNKAVYGAEIPVTGTRLPAFSHPKRGDVLVFLPPHDPHRNYVKRLVGVGGDTLEMRDKVLFRNGKPLDEPYARHVDPLSDPREPRMIWQKDFLAGTLRERRRYRPTRDNWGPIVVPPGKLFALGDNRDNSEDSRYWGFFDESAVKGRPMFVYYSFEKDITQQFSWLTAVRWTRIGEVIR, encoded by the coding sequence ATGGAAGAACTGCATTCCCCACATCCCTTCGACGGACAGCCCCCCGCCGAGCGCCGCGTGACGCTCGCCGATCCGCGCGGCTCCGTCTCCACCGGGCGGTGGATGTGGGAGTGGACCAAGGCCATCTGCACCGCCATCCTCCTCTTCCTGGGGATCCGCACCTTTCTGGTGGAGGCGTACAAGATCCCCACGGGGTCGATGGAGGGGACGCTCCTGATCGGGGATTTCCTTCTCGTCAACAAGGCGGTGTACGGCGCGGAGATCCCCGTCACCGGCACGCGGCTCCCCGCCTTCTCGCATCCCAAACGCGGCGACGTCCTGGTCTTTCTGCCGCCCCACGACCCGCACCGCAACTACGTGAAGCGGCTGGTGGGAGTGGGGGGCGACACGCTGGAGATGCGCGACAAGGTGCTCTTCAGGAACGGAAAGCCGCTGGACGAGCCCTACGCCCGCCACGTGGACCCGCTCAGCGATCCCCGCGAGCCGCGGATGATCTGGCAAAAGGACTTCCTGGCGGGCACCCTCCGCGAGCGCCGCCGCTACCGCCCCACCCGCGACAACTGGGGGCCGATCGTGGTGCCGCCTGGCAAACTGTTCGCGCTCGGCGACAACCGCGACAACTCCGAAGACTCCCGCTACTGGGGCTTCTTCGACGAGAGCGCGGTGAAGGGGCGGCCCATGTTCGTCTACTATTCGTTCGAAAAAGACATCACCCAGCAGTTCTCGTGGCTCACCGCCGTCCGCTGGACGAGGATCGGAGAAGTGATCCGGTAG
- a CDS encoding RNA polymerase sigma factor RpoD/SigA: protein MTFSPAKRVSSESESLDQYLREISVYPLIDRNEEARLARLIRDGAPDALEHLVRSNLRFVVAVAKKYQNQGVSLSDLINEGNIGLIRAARKFDETKGIKFISYAVWWIRQAILQALAEQSRIVRVPLSRAGAVHRIGRRSSAMTQELGREPTLQEIASELEVPEDEVSHALAMSQVYLSLDAPLVPGEDGQLLDYLSDQFSPGPDEEVYEDALKRSIDEALGTLTERESRVLRLYFGLGDAEPMTLEQIGEKFGITRERVRQIKEKALLRLRHQSRARFLETFLT from the coding sequence ATGACGTTCAGCCCCGCCAAACGCGTCTCCTCCGAATCCGAATCGCTGGACCAGTACCTTCGCGAGATCAGCGTGTACCCGCTGATCGACCGGAACGAAGAGGCGCGGCTCGCGCGCCTGATCCGTGACGGCGCGCCGGACGCGCTGGAGCATCTCGTGCGCTCCAACCTGCGCTTCGTGGTGGCGGTCGCGAAGAAGTACCAGAACCAGGGCGTCTCGCTTTCGGACCTGATCAACGAAGGGAACATCGGGCTGATCCGCGCCGCGCGGAAGTTCGACGAGACCAAGGGGATCAAGTTCATCTCGTACGCCGTCTGGTGGATCCGGCAGGCGATCCTGCAGGCGCTGGCCGAGCAGTCGCGCATCGTGCGGGTGCCGCTCAGCCGCGCGGGCGCCGTCCACCGCATCGGCCGCCGCTCCTCGGCCATGACGCAGGAGCTGGGGCGCGAGCCGACGCTGCAGGAGATCGCGAGCGAGCTGGAGGTGCCGGAGGACGAGGTCAGCCACGCGCTGGCGATGTCGCAGGTCTACCTCTCCCTGGACGCCCCGCTCGTCCCCGGCGAGGACGGGCAGCTCCTCGACTACCTTTCCGACCAGTTCTCCCCCGGGCCGGACGAGGAGGTCTACGAGGACGCCCTCAAGCGCTCGATCGACGAGGCGCTGGGGACGCTCACCGAGCGTGAGTCGCGCGTACTGCGCCTCTACTTCGGCCTGGGCGACGCGGAGCCGATGACGCTGGAGCAGATCGGCGAGAAGTTCGGCATCACGCGCGAGCGCGTGCGGCAGATCAAGGAGAAGGCTCTCCTCCGCCTCCGTCACCAGTCGAGGGCGCGGTTCCTGGAGACGTTCCTGACCTGA
- a CDS encoding M23 family metallopeptidase, protein MRDPTVVLPCRPRPGPRRERGFSRRGGRHLACALLAWCMGSASAAGAQTPPAAPRPVTTYLSLPLDVVARPVPQPVRAEDGQRYLVYRLFVTSWADVDLRLRSVEVLDGTTGAVLAAYDSTSLSDPRRQRTTQYIESDSITPANRALPAGRTATIAVVISLAPTAPAPSTLVHRISLDSDSTIRLRTESGSASEALVATSEVVLVERRPPPVLGPPLRGGNWRCGNGLALSNGHAALVARASRIRVPQRFGCDFIRVDSIGSNLPSPFPNDITNEMFYGYGAEVLAVADGVIISVQDGIPENVPRVDGRTIMPVPLTDKTVSGNWLALDLGGGRYAFYAHFIPGSIRVRAGQRVRRGAVLGRLGNSGNSVGPHLHFHVGDTRSLNGTEGQPYVFERYRVLGRHHPAGAPSEQRMTVPLDDAVIWFPTP, encoded by the coding sequence ATGAGAGATCCAACTGTCGTCCTCCCTTGTAGACCACGTCCGGGGCCGCGCCGGGAGCGCGGTTTCTCCCGCCGCGGCGGGCGTCATCTCGCCTGTGCGCTCCTGGCCTGGTGCATGGGGAGCGCATCCGCCGCGGGGGCCCAGACGCCACCCGCGGCCCCGCGGCCGGTCACCACCTATCTGAGTCTCCCCCTGGACGTGGTGGCTCGGCCGGTGCCGCAGCCCGTCCGTGCCGAGGATGGCCAGCGCTACCTCGTCTATCGTCTGTTCGTCACCAGCTGGGCCGACGTGGACCTGCGCCTTCGATCGGTGGAGGTGCTCGATGGGACCACTGGCGCCGTGCTCGCGGCGTACGATTCCACCTCGCTCTCCGATCCCCGGCGGCAGCGGACGACCCAGTACATCGAGAGCGACTCGATCACTCCGGCCAACCGCGCGCTGCCGGCCGGCCGCACCGCCACGATCGCGGTGGTGATCTCCCTCGCCCCCACCGCGCCGGCTCCCTCCACCCTCGTCCACCGGATCTCTCTGGATAGCGATTCCACGATCCGGCTGCGTACGGAGAGTGGAAGCGCCTCGGAGGCGCTGGTGGCGACCTCCGAGGTTGTGCTCGTGGAGCGGCGGCCCCCTCCGGTGCTGGGGCCTCCCCTTCGCGGCGGCAACTGGCGCTGCGGCAATGGGCTCGCGCTGAGCAACGGGCATGCGGCGCTGGTGGCACGTGCTTCCCGTATCCGGGTGCCGCAGCGGTTCGGCTGTGATTTCATTCGCGTGGACTCCATCGGAAGCAATCTTCCGAGCCCGTTTCCGAACGACATCACGAACGAGATGTTCTACGGGTATGGAGCCGAGGTGCTGGCCGTGGCGGACGGCGTGATCATTTCCGTTCAGGACGGGATCCCCGAAAACGTCCCACGAGTCGACGGGCGGACCATCATGCCCGTGCCGCTGACCGACAAAACGGTTTCGGGGAACTGGCTGGCGCTGGACCTGGGGGGCGGCCGCTACGCGTTCTACGCCCACTTCATTCCGGGTTCGATTCGCGTGCGGGCGGGGCAGCGCGTGCGGCGCGGAGCCGTCCTGGGGAGACTCGGGAACTCCGGGAACAGCGTTGGACCACACCTGCACTTTCACGTCGGCGACACCCGGTCGCTGAACGGCACGGAGGGGCAGCCGTACGTGTTCGAGCGCTACCGGGTTCTCGGACGCCATCACCCCGCCGGGGCTCCGTCGGAGCAGAGGATGACCGTGCCGCTGGACGATGCCGTCATCTGGTTTCCCACGCCCTGA
- a CDS encoding ABC transporter permease, with amino-acid sequence MRLIREAWHRLRNSMRRDELDGGLDEEMRFHIDQLTQKNVRAGMEPAQARRAALVEFGGVERHKEAVRDEARPRLLEDLGQDTRYGVRVLRGAPGFTLVAIGTIALGVGAMTAIFSAVNHVLLRPLPFPASERLVVPQARSMEDGSQWNVTYADYEDWKTNGVFARAAVYQPVDWNVADEREAERLTGAAVTPDFFATLGMAPTLGRFFVSEEFDPESPRVVVLSYELWQRMFAGDRAIVGKTLRIGGRPRQVVGVAPRGMAFPREAALWAPLRLSPADRPDLERRDNFIFSAIARLKPDEPLRRARAELESIAGRVAQEHPVARKGVTITAAPLIDYVVGEELPLTLWLLMGAVSLVLAIGCLNVANLLLSRAAGRGRELAVRIALGAGGGRLVRQLLTESLILAVAGGVLGSALAYAGVRALALTAPEGTPRMEELSLDPRALLFALAVSILSAVLFGLAPAIGMARRAVLSPTLGEEDRRSTAGVRGRRVRKALASGEIALSLVLLVGSALLLKSLAQLYSVDPGFQTAGVATASVVLQGERYDSASASVAAISEILDRVAALPGVRGSAAASALPLGGGGFYLGRSFLADGRPEPPAGMEVSGMWTVVTPGYFSTLRLPVVRGREFTSADRKGATPVAVVNREFARRMFPNENPIGKRIRSWRDENLLREIVGVTEDVRYMGAGDEIGPLVYVPHAQDTWNSMVLVIGTDGPTAPVIRALRAAIAEIDPGLGVSEVQTMDEVFERSVAPQRFTASLLGGFAGVALLLACIGIYGVLAYGVAQRRREFGIRMALGAGTGEIRRMVAREAARITAWGLAFGLALAFAATQGMSALLYGVRPTDGATYLGVCTVLTTVALAASWLPARRASRADPMEALRGE; translated from the coding sequence ATGAGGCTTATCCGTGAGGCCTGGCACCGGCTGCGCAACTCCATGCGGCGCGACGAGCTGGACGGCGGCCTGGACGAGGAGATGCGCTTCCACATCGATCAGCTGACGCAGAAGAACGTGCGCGCGGGGATGGAGCCGGCCCAGGCGCGGCGGGCGGCGCTGGTGGAGTTCGGCGGAGTGGAGCGGCACAAGGAGGCGGTGCGCGACGAGGCGCGCCCCCGCCTGCTGGAAGACCTGGGGCAGGACACGCGCTACGGCGTACGCGTGCTGCGTGGCGCGCCCGGCTTCACGCTGGTGGCCATCGGCACCATCGCACTGGGCGTCGGCGCGATGACGGCGATCTTCTCGGCCGTGAACCACGTGCTCCTCCGTCCGCTCCCCTTCCCTGCCTCCGAGCGGCTGGTGGTGCCGCAGGCGCGGAGCATGGAGGACGGCAGCCAGTGGAACGTCACCTACGCGGATTACGAGGACTGGAAGACGAACGGAGTCTTCGCCCGCGCGGCCGTGTACCAGCCGGTCGACTGGAACGTCGCCGACGAGCGGGAGGCGGAGCGGCTCACCGGCGCGGCGGTAACTCCCGATTTCTTTGCCACGCTGGGGATGGCGCCCACGCTGGGCCGCTTCTTCGTGTCCGAGGAGTTCGACCCCGAATCTCCCCGCGTGGTCGTGCTCTCGTACGAGCTGTGGCAGCGCATGTTCGCGGGCGACCGCGCCATCGTGGGGAAGACGCTGCGGATCGGCGGGCGGCCGCGCCAGGTGGTGGGGGTGGCGCCACGGGGGATGGCCTTTCCCCGCGAGGCGGCGCTGTGGGCGCCGCTCCGCCTGTCGCCCGCCGACCGGCCGGACCTGGAGCGGCGGGACAACTTCATCTTCAGCGCAATCGCGCGCCTCAAGCCAGACGAGCCGCTTCGCCGCGCGCGTGCCGAGCTGGAGTCGATCGCCGGTCGCGTGGCGCAGGAGCACCCGGTCGCCCGCAAGGGGGTGACGATCACGGCGGCTCCCCTCATCGACTACGTGGTGGGGGAGGAGCTGCCGCTCACGCTCTGGCTGCTGATGGGCGCGGTGAGCCTGGTGCTCGCCATCGGATGCCTGAACGTCGCCAACCTGCTGCTGAGCCGCGCGGCCGGGCGCGGACGTGAGCTCGCCGTGCGCATCGCCCTGGGTGCCGGGGGCGGGCGTCTCGTGCGCCAGCTCCTCACCGAGAGCCTGATTCTGGCCGTGGCCGGCGGGGTGCTGGGGTCGGCGCTCGCCTACGCAGGCGTGCGCGCGCTGGCGCTGACCGCACCCGAGGGCACGCCGCGCATGGAGGAGCTCTCGCTGGACCCGCGGGCGCTGCTCTTCGCCCTGGCGGTCTCCATCCTTTCGGCGGTGCTCTTCGGGCTGGCGCCCGCCATCGGCATGGCCCGCCGCGCCGTGCTCTCCCCCACGCTGGGCGAAGAGGACCGGCGCAGCACCGCGGGCGTACGCGGACGGCGGGTGCGCAAGGCGCTCGCGTCGGGTGAGATCGCGCTCTCGCTGGTGCTTCTGGTGGGCTCCGCGCTGCTGCTCAAGAGCCTGGCGCAGCTGTACTCGGTGGATCCCGGCTTCCAGACCGCGGGGGTGGCCACCGCGTCCGTGGTGCTGCAGGGCGAGCGATACGACAGCGCCTCGGCGAGCGTGGCGGCCATAAGCGAGATCCTGGACCGCGTGGCGGCGCTCCCCGGCGTCCGCGGCTCGGCCGCCGCGTCGGCGCTCCCGCTGGGGGGCGGAGGGTTCTACCTGGGCCGCTCCTTCCTGGCGGATGGGCGGCCGGAGCCCCCGGCCGGCATGGAGGTGAGCGGGATGTGGACGGTGGTCACGCCCGGGTACTTCTCCACCCTGCGCCTGCCGGTGGTGCGCGGGCGCGAGTTCACGAGCGCGGACCGGAAGGGGGCGACTCCGGTGGCCGTCGTCAACCGCGAGTTCGCGCGGCGCATGTTCCCCAACGAGAACCCCATCGGCAAGCGCATCCGCTCGTGGCGCGACGAGAACCTTCTGCGCGAGATCGTGGGCGTGACCGAGGACGTGCGCTACATGGGCGCGGGCGACGAGATCGGCCCCCTGGTGTACGTGCCGCATGCGCAGGACACCTGGAACTCGATGGTCCTGGTGATCGGCACGGATGGCCCCACCGCCCCGGTGATCCGCGCGCTGCGCGCCGCGATCGCGGAGATCGACCCGGGGCTGGGGGTGAGCGAGGTGCAGACGATGGACGAGGTGTTCGAGCGCTCGGTGGCGCCGCAGCGCTTCACGGCCTCGCTGCTGGGCGGCTTCGCGGGCGTCGCGCTGCTGCTCGCCTGCATCGGGATCTACGGCGTGCTGGCGTACGGCGTGGCGCAGCGGCGGCGCGAGTTCGGCATCCGCATGGCGCTGGGCGCCGGCACTGGCGAGATCCGCCGCATGGTGGCGCGAGAGGCCGCGCGAATCACTGCCTGGGGCCTCGCCTTCGGCCTGGCGCTCGCCTTCGCGGCGACGCAGGGGATGTCCGCGCTCCTGTACGGCGTGCGCCCCACGGACGGCGCCACCTACCTTGGCGTATGCACGGTGCTCACCACGGTGGCACTCGCCGCGAGCTGGCTCCCGGCCCGCCGCGCCAGCCGCGCCGACCCCATGGAGGCGCTGCGCGGAGAATAG
- a CDS encoding PadR family transcriptional regulator gives MTDKDRGDLIQGTLDMLVLKALQLEPMHGWGITERIEQWSGNVLQMNQGSLYPALYRLQRQGLIRSEWRTTENNRRARYYALTEEGKERFVEERSHWERLSRAVNLVLATDTR, from the coding sequence TTGACGGACAAGGATCGCGGCGACCTGATCCAGGGGACGCTGGACATGCTGGTGCTCAAGGCGCTGCAGTTGGAGCCGATGCACGGCTGGGGGATCACCGAACGGATCGAGCAGTGGTCGGGGAACGTGCTGCAGATGAACCAGGGCTCGCTCTACCCGGCGCTCTACCGGCTGCAGCGGCAGGGGCTGATCCGCTCGGAGTGGCGCACGACGGAGAACAACCGCCGCGCCCGCTACTACGCGCTGACGGAGGAGGGAAAGGAGCGCTTCGTGGAGGAGCGGAGCCACTGGGAGCGCCTGTCGCGGGCGGTCAACCTGGTGCTCGCCACAGACACCCGCTGA
- a CDS encoding GNAT family N-acetyltransferase — MKLARLGVDRAAQGGGVGKALLADALRRSVRAAEVIGIFAVEVYSKPPAAAFYRRNGFAPLEDDRLHLYLPIRTIRSGVEAL; from the coding sequence GTGAAGCTGGCACGGCTCGGAGTCGATCGCGCCGCGCAGGGAGGCGGGGTGGGGAAGGCACTGCTAGCGGATGCACTGCGGCGCTCCGTCCGCGCCGCGGAGGTCATCGGCATCTTCGCGGTCGAAGTGTATTCGAAGCCGCCCGCCGCCGCGTTCTACCGCCGGAACGGCTTCGCGCCTCTGGAAGACGACCGCCTGCACCTTTATCTCCCCATCCGCACGATCCGCTCGGGCGTCG